The Brasilonema sennae CENA114 genome includes a region encoding these proteins:
- a CDS encoding Rieske 2Fe-2S domain-containing protein produces the protein MLAGAPWLLAHKSMLEVNKPKKVSLYGSDYVLWQDKTGKVNALPNACPHMGAMLSEGWCQEREDKSSAVVCPFHALEFNSEGCTILPGSNKKTLPQLKPLELIIQGDFIWSYGGFEPKIPIPNILNEIASKYEFIGHTSDTSVKTDLLSMLLNMHDYNHQNGTHRPLFRIEEVHFESFIDNGHHSHAFYEMPTAPASLGEKLKNPSVLLLPKVLKPHLENHFPSLVIAHAENGLGKVAQIHLFVPESKTRTRTYVLMYGLANNITIKVFGQTFLNFAKVVVEQDTDILGKIYPNTPQKIKLNNEVGMDWVRRNFESWPEIATPNLSK, from the coding sequence ATGCTTGCTGGTGCGCCCTGGCTATTGGCACATAAGTCTATGTTGGAAGTCAACAAGCCAAAAAAAGTATCTCTTTACGGCAGTGATTATGTCCTTTGGCAAGATAAAACAGGCAAAGTGAATGCCCTGCCCAATGCTTGTCCACACATGGGTGCTATGTTATCTGAAGGCTGGTGCCAAGAACGTGAAGATAAATCAAGTGCAGTCGTCTGTCCTTTTCATGCACTTGAGTTTAATAGTGAAGGTTGCACAATTTTGCCCGGTTCCAACAAGAAAACTCTGCCACAACTCAAACCCCTAGAACTGATTATTCAGGGAGATTTTATTTGGTCATACGGTGGCTTTGAACCCAAAATACCGATTCCCAATATCTTGAATGAAATTGCCTCCAAATATGAGTTTATCGGTCATACATCTGATACGAGTGTGAAGACTGATTTACTGAGTATGCTGCTAAATATGCACGATTACAATCACCAAAACGGAACTCATCGACCTTTATTTAGGATTGAGGAAGTGCATTTTGAATCGTTTATTGATAACGGGCATCACTCCCATGCATTTTATGAAATGCCAACAGCACCAGCTAGCTTGGGTGAAAAACTGAAAAATCCAAGTGTGTTGTTGCTACCAAAAGTTCTTAAGCCTCATTTGGAAAATCACTTTCCATCCTTAGTCATAGCTCATGCGGAAAACGGACTTGGTAAAGTTGCTCAAATCCACTTGTTTGTCCCAGAGTCCAAAACTCGGACACGAACTTACGTACTGATGTATGGGTTAGCTAACAATATCACAATTAAGGTTTTTGGGCAGACGTTTCTCAACTTTGCTAAAGTCGTGGTTGAGCAAGATACAGATATTTTGGGGAAAATTTATCCGAATACACCCCAAAAAATTAAGCTAAATAATGAAGTAGGTATGGATTGGGTGAGGCGCAATTTTGAGAGTTGGCCAGAAATTGCGACACCAAACCTCTCGAAATAG
- a CDS encoding TonB-dependent receptor domain-containing protein, which yields MKQHKLFHWMWLSLTASVFVAFPAKADEVQQKTVQPNTSNSKSPITKINRLSEIPLPATTIKQWLSQSPTIDFQPQSLIQITGVQLNSTADGINVILKTAGGKALASSSSTQGNSLIVNISNAQLQLPQGKEFRQENPSAGIAAVTVTAVDANSVRVTVTGIDKTPVGKVVQSQQGLILSLTTRSEPAIELLVTAEKRPENVQDVPISITAIPRQEIEDADITSVSGISAKTPNFATFTPSSRNFILYSIRGLSNFNFLSRDPVAFYVDDVPYDYADFLNVDQPDIERVEVLRGPQSTLYGRNAEAGVVNIITRKPTDKFEFNGSASYGNYDTLDLRGGISRPLIEDKLFFRLSGKYGSRDGYVQNTFTNKDIDYQSGETGRAQVLWTPSKDLEVSFNASVDNYRDGAPAYVFFGQRDPYKIQQNFDGFSDLNSDTQSLRVVYKQPDFRLTSITARRFSGQKFENELDLTTRDILTQVADLDSTVFSQEIRLQSPEEAKSFQWLFGGYFESRDFNVGADGVRYGADAPAYYQQLGFTRIPGRNQTSAAINETTKAVFAQASYTPIDALTLTAGLRYESFNSYLDNRQDTFIPANGSAPTSSGQINDIEKDADILLPRFVAEYRLNPKIMVYGSVARGYRPPGVNYRGVNPQELTYEAEKSWNYEVGLKSSWLDDRLNVNLAVFHNPVQNFQVPVPNPASGLFADVANGDVSITGFELEAQATPIDRLTVSAGFGFSDAEFTKYTNPFTGQNFNGNRPSYVPDFTYNLALQYRAPTGIFARLELQGSGTTYLNDANQYKQGPWAIVNARLGYELNNLGIYFFANNIFGTEYPVILSTVRK from the coding sequence GTGAAGCAACACAAATTATTTCATTGGATGTGGTTGAGTTTGACAGCATCAGTCTTTGTAGCTTTCCCTGCCAAGGCTGACGAGGTGCAACAGAAGACTGTCCAACCCAATACTTCCAACTCCAAATCTCCCATAACCAAAATTAATCGACTCAGCGAAATTCCTCTACCTGCTACCACCATTAAACAGTGGCTGTCTCAATCTCCGACGATTGATTTCCAGCCTCAATCTCTGATTCAAATAACAGGCGTCCAACTCAATTCAACAGCTGATGGCATTAATGTCATCCTCAAAACTGCTGGAGGTAAGGCACTTGCTAGTTCTAGCTCCACTCAAGGAAATAGCCTGATTGTTAATATTTCTAATGCTCAGTTGCAGTTACCACAAGGCAAAGAGTTTCGTCAGGAAAATCCAAGCGCGGGTATTGCTGCTGTGACTGTGACTGCTGTTGATGCCAACAGCGTGCGGGTGACTGTAACTGGTATTGACAAGACACCTGTCGGCAAGGTGGTTCAAAGTCAGCAAGGTTTGATTCTCAGCTTGACGACTCGATCAGAGCCAGCAATTGAACTCCTTGTCACCGCAGAAAAGCGACCAGAAAATGTGCAGGATGTTCCTATCAGTATTACCGCCATTCCAAGACAAGAAATTGAAGATGCTGACATCACTTCAGTAAGTGGTATTTCTGCCAAGACGCCAAATTTTGCTACCTTCACCCCCAGCAGCCGCAACTTTATTCTATACAGCATTCGGGGCTTAAGTAACTTTAACTTTCTCTCTAGAGATCCAGTAGCGTTCTATGTAGATGATGTTCCCTATGATTACGCTGATTTCTTGAATGTAGACCAACCCGATATTGAACGAGTGGAAGTGCTGCGGGGTCCTCAATCTACCCTTTATGGTAGAAACGCCGAAGCGGGCGTGGTTAATATTATCACTCGAAAGCCTACTGACAAATTTGAATTTAACGGTAGCGCTAGTTACGGTAATTATGACACTCTCGATCTCCGGGGTGGTATTAGTCGACCTCTAATCGAGGATAAACTGTTTTTCCGCCTCTCAGGTAAATATGGCTCGCGAGACGGTTATGTACAAAATACTTTTACAAATAAAGATATAGATTACCAATCGGGAGAAACTGGTCGCGCTCAAGTGCTTTGGACTCCCTCAAAGGATTTGGAGGTTTCTTTTAATGCTTCAGTTGATAATTATCGAGATGGCGCTCCCGCTTATGTTTTTTTTGGACAGCGAGACCCCTATAAGATACAGCAAAACTTCGATGGTTTTAGTGACCTCAATTCTGATACTCAATCACTAAGAGTCGTCTACAAACAGCCAGACTTTCGTTTAACTTCAATTACTGCTCGGCGTTTCTCCGGTCAAAAGTTTGAAAATGAACTTGACTTAACAACACGTGATATTCTTACACAGGTAGCGGATCTCGATTCAACAGTGTTTAGCCAAGAAATTCGCCTGCAATCTCCTGAAGAGGCAAAGAGTTTCCAGTGGTTGTTTGGAGGTTATTTTGAATCTAGAGATTTTAACGTAGGTGCAGATGGTGTGAGATACGGGGCTGACGCACCAGCATATTATCAGCAGTTAGGTTTCACCCGTATCCCCGGACGCAATCAGACAAGCGCCGCGATTAACGAAACCACCAAGGCTGTTTTTGCTCAAGCTAGTTATACACCCATTGATGCTCTGACGCTGACTGCAGGGTTGCGATATGAATCTTTTAATAGCTACTTGGACAACAGACAGGATACTTTTATCCCAGCCAATGGTTCCGCTCCTACCTCCAGTGGGCAAATTAATGATATCGAGAAAGACGCAGATATACTTTTACCACGTTTTGTTGCGGAATATCGCTTGAATCCCAAGATTATGGTGTATGGCTCTGTCGCTAGAGGATACAGACCGCCTGGGGTGAATTATCGAGGCGTAAATCCGCAAGAGTTGACATATGAGGCAGAAAAATCTTGGAATTACGAAGTGGGTTTGAAATCTTCTTGGTTGGATGACCGATTAAATGTCAATTTGGCTGTATTTCATAATCCAGTGCAGAACTTTCAGGTGCCTGTACCTAATCCTGCCTCAGGCTTGTTTGCAGACGTTGCCAATGGTGATGTCAGTATTACTGGCTTTGAACTGGAGGCCCAAGCAACTCCGATAGATAGATTGACTGTGAGCGCTGGATTTGGCTTTAGCGATGCTGAATTTACCAAATACACCAACCCCTTTACAGGTCAAAACTTTAATGGGAACAGGCCTTCTTATGTACCAGATTTTACCTACAATCTAGCCTTGCAATACCGCGCACCCACAGGCATATTTGCCAGGTTAGAACTGCAGGGATCGGGGACAACGTATCTTAATGATGCGAATCAGTACAAACAAGGTCCTTGGGCGATCGTCAATGCCCGTTTAGGATATGAATTAAATAATTTAGGTATCTACTTTTTTGCTAATAATATTTTTGGGACTGAATATCCAGTTATACTAAGCACGGTTAGGAAATAG
- a CDS encoding IS630 family transposase, with product MLQIDFTPEETSHLHYERYHHPHPKVQKKMEVLYLKSQGITHKEICRLCQISKTTLTKYIRQYQSGGVEGLKNLGYQGQPSHLNQHADSFKEYFESHPVSTVAEASAVIERLTGIKRSPTQIRAFLKRLGLRCLKVGFIPGKTVEEKKIAEQETYREEQLEPLLKSASALEKAVFFVDAAHFVHRAYLGFLWCLTRTFICSPSGRKRFNVLGAVNAISKEIITVTNETYINSESLCQLLFKLANLGLNIPVTIILDNARYQKCQLVQGYAKELGIELLYLPSYSPQLNLIERLWRFVRNECLYSKYYSDFSDFKLAIANCIATANTNQKEKLDSLLALNFQSFKKVKVLAA from the coding sequence ATGCTCCAAATTGACTTTACGCCAGAAGAAACCTCTCATCTGCACTATGAACGTTATCATCATCCCCATCCAAAGGTACAGAAAAAAATGGAAGTTCTGTACCTCAAAAGTCAGGGAATAACACATAAAGAAATTTGTCGTTTGTGTCAAATATCGAAGACGACGCTAACTAAATATATCAGGCAATATCAATCTGGAGGGGTAGAGGGGCTGAAAAACTTAGGTTATCAAGGACAACCAAGCCATCTGAACCAACATGCTGATAGTTTCAAAGAATACTTTGAAAGTCACCCGGTTTCCACGGTGGCAGAAGCAAGTGCAGTGATTGAGAGATTGACTGGTATTAAGCGTAGTCCTACACAGATTAGAGCATTTTTAAAAAGGCTCGGGTTGCGCTGTTTAAAAGTGGGGTTTATTCCGGGAAAGACTGTAGAAGAAAAAAAGATAGCTGAACAGGAAACCTATAGAGAGGAACAGCTTGAGCCATTACTCAAGTCAGCTTCAGCCCTGGAAAAAGCCGTATTTTTTGTAGATGCGGCACATTTTGTACACCGGGCATACTTAGGTTTTTTGTGGTGTTTGACTAGAACATTTATTTGTTCGCCATCCGGACGGAAGCGTTTTAATGTTTTAGGAGCAGTAAATGCAATCAGCAAAGAAATCATTACAGTAACTAATGAAACTTATATTAATTCGGAAAGTCTTTGTCAGCTACTGTTTAAACTCGCTAATTTAGGATTGAATATACCTGTAACAATTATTTTGGATAATGCCAGGTATCAAAAGTGTCAACTTGTCCAAGGTTATGCTAAAGAACTAGGTATAGAACTATTGTACCTTCCTTCTTATTCACCACAACTCAACTTAATTGAACGCCTTTGGCGCTTTGTTAGAAATGAATGCTTATACTCAAAATATTATTCAGATTTTTCGGACTTTAAGTTAGCGATCGCCAACTGTATTGCCACTGCCAACACTAATCAAAAGGAAAAGCTAGATAGCTTGTTGGCTCTCAATTTTCAATCTTTTAAAAAAGTCAAGGTCTTAGCCGCTTAG
- a CDS encoding TonB family protein yields the protein MAKSHASQRNKSDAARDHALKGDRPENRPQNLIFYLVASILLHSVLFLGSDFWLRAFAPKQELSKTIPIEFIQVPPNQTKTPPETSQQAAKNSVAGGKAKPGKPISAELPTQTATPKTKSGSEPSEILLPQQTQQKTVSSNPPPQKLQAKPQKIAIAPVTKPLAPPKSTVVTPETIPPEPSPSPTAAPTTKPLALKLRQRTVTPETIPPEPEPLPTAIAPSTKPLALKLRQRTVTPETIPPKPSPLPTAVAPTTKPLALKLRQRTVVPTPQPLEPEPFPSTFAPTKPLALKPQQTVVTPETTPLEPEPLPSIVAPKPKPLALKPRQTVVTPQTIPPEPLPSPTLVTPTTKPLALKPQQTVLTPETTPLVPLTRPENRSRLAAKSPLEEFENRTNSQVSPGTQRISPSRSQSQSTTSPRKLSRSQTSSKSGGASRLGGSMSVSSRDFGTNNLAALPNSNRLNPGTQGIDARQDVDMGAYMQQLQEKVKQQWIPGLTQSSQRTVLNFIVSRGGLVSNLQVVQGSGSTMTDEAAQNAVSRAVPFAPFPTGYTKDYISIQFTFNINVYGQLELWNDQ from the coding sequence ATGGCTAAGTCTCATGCTTCACAGCGCAACAAAAGTGATGCCGCAAGGGATCACGCCCTCAAAGGCGATCGCCCAGAAAATCGCCCACAAAATCTCATCTTCTATCTAGTTGCTTCCATCCTGCTGCACTCTGTTCTCTTTCTTGGAAGTGATTTTTGGCTTCGGGCTTTTGCGCCTAAGCAAGAACTCTCCAAAACAATACCAATTGAGTTCATTCAAGTTCCTCCGAATCAGACAAAGACGCCCCCGGAAACTTCACAACAGGCTGCCAAAAATTCTGTTGCAGGTGGAAAAGCAAAACCTGGAAAACCTATTTCTGCTGAGTTACCAACACAAACAGCTACACCCAAAACTAAGAGTGGTTCTGAACCCTCTGAAATATTACTTCCACAACAGACACAACAAAAAACAGTATCATCAAATCCACCTCCTCAAAAACTGCAAGCCAAACCTCAGAAAATAGCGATTGCTCCTGTCACCAAACCACTTGCACCACCAAAGTCAACAGTAGTTACACCTGAGACGATTCCACCAGAACCATCACCATCACCTACAGCAGCACCCACCACCAAACCACTCGCACTCAAACTGCGACAAAGGACAGTTACACCTGAAACCATTCCACCAGAACCCGAACCTTTGCCAACAGCGATTGCACCTAGCACCAAACCACTCGCACTCAAACTGCGACAAAGAACAGTTACACCTGAAACGATTCCACCAAAACCATCACCATTACCTACAGCAGTTGCACCCACCACCAAACCACTCGCACTCAAACTGCGACAAAGGACGGTTGTTCCTACCCCTCAACCACTAGAACCCGAACCTTTCCCAAGCACATTTGCACCCACCAAACCACTCGCACTCAAACCTCAGCAAACAGTTGTTACACCTGAAACGACACCACTAGAACCGGAACCTTTGCCAAGCATAGTTGCACCAAAACCTAAACCACTTGCACTCAAACCTCGGCAAACAGTTGTTACACCACAGACGATTCCACCAGAACCATTACCTTCCCCAACATTAGTTACACCTACCACCAAACCATTAGCACTCAAACCTCAACAAACAGTTCTTACACCTGAAACGACACCACTAGTACCTTTAACTCGTCCGGAAAATAGGAGTCGGCTTGCTGCAAAATCCCCTCTTGAAGAGTTTGAGAATAGAACCAATTCCCAAGTATCCCCAGGAACACAGCGTATATCACCATCGCGTTCTCAAAGTCAGTCAACGACATCACCACGAAAACTGTCTCGTTCTCAAACATCTTCAAAATCAGGTGGAGCAAGCCGTTTGGGTGGCTCAATGAGTGTATCGAGTCGTGATTTCGGAACCAATAATTTAGCAGCGCTGCCCAATTCCAACCGCCTCAATCCAGGGACACAAGGTATTGATGCTCGCCAAGATGTAGACATGGGCGCTTACATGCAACAATTACAAGAGAAAGTAAAGCAGCAGTGGATACCCGGACTCACCCAATCTTCCCAACGGACAGTACTCAACTTTATCGTAAGCCGAGGAGGTTTGGTAAGCAATCTCCAGGTTGTACAAGGTTCTGGATCAACCATGACTGATGAGGCAGCACAGAATGCTGTGAGCCGAGCAGTACCTTTTGCTCCTTTTCCCACAGGATATACAAAAGACTATATCAGTATTCAATTTACATTTAATATCAATGTCTACGGGCAGCTAGAGTTATGGAATGATCAATAA